The following proteins are co-located in the Callithrix jacchus isolate 240 chromosome 10, calJac240_pri, whole genome shotgun sequence genome:
- the MPZL3 gene encoding myelin protein zero-like protein 3, whose protein sequence is MQQSGAAGGRGCALFPVLGVLFFQGVHIVLSLEIHADAHVRGYVGEKIKLKCTFKSTSAVTDRLTIDWTYRPPSSSRAESIFHYQSFQYPTTAGTFRDRISWVGNVYKGDASISISNPTIKDNGTFSCAVKNPPDVHHNIPMTELTVTERGFGTMLSSVALLSILVFVPSAVVVALLLVRMGRKAAGLKKRSRSGYKKSSIEVSDDTDQEEEDACMARLCVRCAECLDSDYEETY, encoded by the exons ATGCAGCAGAGCGGAGCGGCTGGAGGTCGTGGCTGCGCTCTTTTCCCTGTGCTGGGCGTCCTGTTCTTCCAGG GTGTTCATATCGTCCTTTCCTTGGAGATTCATGCAGATGCCCATGTCCGAGGTTATGTTGGAGAAAAGATCAAGTTGAAATGCACTTTCAAGTCAACTTCAGCTGTCACTGACAGGCTGACTATAGACTGGACGTATCGCCCTCCCAGCAGCAGCCGCGCAGAATCA ATCTTTCATTATCAGTCTTTCCAGTACCCAACCACAGCAGGCACATTTCGGGATCGGATTTCCTGGGTTGGAAATGTATACAAAGGGGATGCATCTATTAGTATAAGCAACCCTACCATAAAGGACAATGGGACATTCAGCTGTGCTGTGAAGAATCCCCCAGATGTGCACCATAATATTCCCATGACAGAGCTAACAGTCACGGAAAGGG GTTTTGGCACCATGCTCTCCTCTGTGGCCCTTCTTTCCATCCTTGTCTTCGTGCCCTCAGCCGTGGTAGTTGCTCTGCTGCTGGTGAGAATGGGGAGGAAGGCTGCTGGGCTGAAGAAGAGGAGCAGGTCTGGCTATAAGAAGTCATCTATTGAGGTTTCAGATGA CACTGATCAGGAGGAGGAAGATGCGTGCATGGCGAGGCTTTGCGTCCGTTGCGCTGAGTGCCTG